The following DNA comes from Flammeovirgaceae bacterium.
CATTTTCAACGCGGTTTCCTTCAGGGCCAGGCGGATGTCGTTGGAGGGCCCCGGCTGCAGGTGGCATTCCTCCACATCAAACACTTTGTCGAACATTTTTGGGACATGGAAGCCCAGCCCGGGCCCTTTGGCCTTGCCGCTTTGCAGGCTTTCCCACGTCAGCCACTCGCTGTGGGTAAAGGTGAAGTCCAGTTTGTTGCGGTAAAACCTTGTTTGGGCCGAGCCGATGATGGGTTTTATTTCCGGCAGCGACAGCCCGCCTATCCGTTCCAGGTTGTCGCGGACCTGCTGCTGTTTATAGTGCAGTTGCGTTTCGTATTGGATATGCTGCCAGGTGCAGCCGCCACAGGTGCCAAAGTGCGAACAAAAGGGCTGGGCACGCCTGTCGGAAACCTGGGCCACCCGCGTGACCCGGGCTTCCAGGAAATTTTTTTTCTTCCGGGTGACCTGTGCGTCCACCACATCGCCCGGGGCGCCCCCTTTCAGGAACACCACCAGCCCATCCACCCTGGCCACGCACTTGCCCTCTGCCGCCATGGTTTCAATGTGCACATTTTCCAGTACGTCACCCTTTTTCATCTATGCGCGAAAATACCACCGCCATTTGAATTAATTGCACCCCACCGCCTGATAATAACGGATTGCGAAAATACACAATAATGGGGGTTTTCTGCCTCTGCCACAATTCCCTATATTTCGAATTGGTACCTGCTATGAGAAGATTCCTTGTTGTGTTATTGTGCCTTTGTGGCCTGCAGGCAGGCGCGTCCCACATTGTGGGAGGGGAGTTTGAACTGCTGCACATAAGCGGGGCCACCTATCGGCTCAACCTCATTATTTATTTCGATAATATCAACGGGGCCCCGGGGGCCAAAGACCAGTCCGTAACGGCATCGATTTTTCGCAAAAGCACCAATACGTTCATTTCCAACGTGGTACTGCTGTTGAGCGATGAGAGCAGCGTGGCCTACACGCAGCCCGAGTGCTCCAATGGCGAAATAGTGACTGACAAACTTATTTATACCACCACCCTCACGCTCAGTCCTTCCGTGTTCAACGAGCCTGAGGGGTATTATGTGGCCTGGGAAAGGTGCTGCCGGAACTATTCCATCACCAATATATACAGTGACGACCCGGGCCCGCAAAATGGCGGCATATCCGCAGGGCAGACTTTCTTGCTGGAGTTCCCACCAGTGGTAAAAGACGGCCAGCCGTTTATCAACTCTTCCCCCCGGCTGTTCCCTCCCCTCAACGACTACGCATGCCCGGGAAAACCCTACTATGTCGACTTTGCCGGGGTGGATGACGATGGGGACTCGCTGGTGTACTCCCTCACCACCCCGCTCAACACCCATGAGGCCGTGGCGCTGCCCAATATTTTGCCGGAACCCTACCCGCTGGTGCAATGGAGGCCGGGCTTTGATGCCAACCACGTCATCGGGGGCAACCCGGACCTTAAAATCAGCAAGAAAGGGCTGCTCACCGCCACGCCCCTGGTCCAGGGGCTGTTTGTGTTTGCCGTGAAGATAGAAGAGTACCGGGACAAACAGCTGATCGGCATATCCAGGAGGGATTTTCAAATGCTGGTGGTGGATGGCTGTGCCGATGCCGTGCCCCCTGTCATCACCGGGCCCACGCACGTCTCGTTGACGGCAGCCGATACGGGGCAGGACCGGTGCATTACCGTAACGGTGTCGGATGCGGACTCCGAAAAAATGGGGCACAACTTTACGGAGAACATCCGCATACGCGCCATCGGCCTGAACTTCAACAACAAAAACCTGACGGAGGTCCTGCCCGCGGACGTGACGGCAACGTTGCGGCACGGCAGCACACAAGACTTCAGCATCTGCTTTCCCGTTTGCCCCTTCTTCGTGGGCGGGCCCTACGAGGTGGGCATCATCGCCATGGACGATGCCTGCAGCCTGCCGCTGTTGGACACCCTGAAAGTGACGGTGGACGTGGTGCCTCCCCCTAATACCGACCCCTATTTTGTGGACAGCGCCCCCGTGTTTTTGACAATGGACGAAGGCCAAAGCACCACCGACCCGCTGCTCAACCCGCCACTGCCCCCCGGCCTGCTGGATTTTGAAATCAAAGACGATGACGCCAACGATATGCTGGTGTCCATCATTACCGATGGCTTCCTCCTGAAGGATGCAGGGTTTGACGTTATGTGGAGCCAGTCGCCAGGATTGGTGCAGGGAAAAATAGACTGGGACGCATTTTGCGACATATACGATTTCACCCAGCGCTCCACTTTCAAGATCACCATCCAGGTGGACGACCTTGACGAATGTGGCCTGAACGAACCCGTAAAGCGGGAGTACACCTTTACGGTGCTTTTGCCCGACAACCACCCCCCCAACATCGACACCAACCTCACGCCCCTGCTTAACGAGCGGGTGGTGACGGGCGTCCAGCGAAGGATATATGACAAGCTGCAATTCAACGTTACCGGCAACGACCCTGACGCCACCGACCACCTCGTGCTGGACCTGCTGGGGGGAGGCCTCCTCAGTGCCGATTCCCTGCGGGCGTTGGGGGCATCGTTTTCCAGGGTGGAAGGTTTTTCCTCTATCCAGTCCCAGTTCAGTTGGGACCTGGACTGTGGCAAACTGGACCTGGGCAAAGGGGACTCCTTCGACCTGTCGTTTTTGGTGGTGGACAGCCTGAACAAATGCAAGCTCTACCAGGCAGACACGGTGGAGGTGGAAGTGAAAATATTGCCCCCGCTGAACGCAAGGCCCCTGCTGTCCGTCAACAATTTAAGCCCCGGGGTGGCGATGGCCAACAACCACCTCCAGGTGGTGCGTGGCCAGCAGGTGGTGCTGGGGCTCCAGGGCACGGACGCGGACGTGGCCCCGCAGGACCTGATGACGCTGGAAATGATCGGGGCGGACGGCAACGTGGCCCCCGAAGGGTATGTCTTTGAAGGGGCGGAAGGGAAAGGCGCTATATCCGGCACCTTCAGTTGGAACCCCGATTGTTCCATTTTCGAAAACGGGGTTTACGAAAACGATTACGTGTTTTCCTTCAGGCTAAAGGACGACCGGTGCTTCAGTGCCCTGGCCGATACCGTGACGGTGGGCATCACCATAAAGGACATAGACGGGGGCGATGCCGGGTTTGACCCCATCAACTATTTTTCGCCAAATGACGATGGCGTGAACGATTATTACGCCATGGAGGTCAAAGATGAAAAAACGGGCGTGGTGGGCAATATATTGCCGCTGGACAACTGCGTGTCCCAATTTCAAATGATCAGGATATACAACCGCTGGGGCAAGGAGGTGTTTCATAGCACCGACCGGAATTTCAGGTGGTACGGAAAGGGCGAGGCGCCCGGTGTGTACTATTATTCCATCAAATATTCCGACAGGGAGTACAAAGGTCCCCTCTCGATCCGGTATTGACCTAAAGCCCTACCATCAGCAGTTGGTTTTCCTTCACGTACACATCCTGGCCCATCCACCGGGTGTGGACCCATACGTCTTTTTTGCCCAGCACGCCCAGCATATGGCCTTCGTCCACGATGGCCACCACCGAGGCCCCGGCAGACGGGCCGCTCATGAGGTAGGTGGAGTTGTGGTGGACGATGCCCGAAGGGGCAGCCTCCCCGAAATTGACGAGGTAAAACAGCAGGGCGAGGAGCGCCAAAACGGAAATGGCCGTGGGCATAACGTTCCTCCCTTTTCTTTTGAGGTAGGCCAGCAGCCCCACCAGCAGGATGCAGCAGCCGGCCAGTATTTTTGCGAGGGCGCCACTGTATTTTTTGAACAGCAGGGCCAGTTGCTTTGATTGGCTGGGGGCATAGCCCTGCAGGTGGTGTTGATTGGCCAGCTCTTCGATTTTGGCCAGCGCCATGGCATCGTTCGATGCCTGGTGGTAGAGGCTGAGGTAGTACAAGGCTTCGCTGGTTTGCCCCAGCCCTTCCTGGATGAAGGCCATTTTGAGCAGCATGGCCTCCGAGTATTCGTGTTTTTTTAATATTTCCTTGTAGCGCTCCAGCGATTGGGTGTATTGTTTTGCCTGGAAGAGGGAGTCGGCTTCGCGTGCCAGGCGGGCGGGGTGTTGCGCGCTGACGAAAAGGGGGAGGAAGGCCACGAGAAGGGTCAGAATTTTTGAAATTGCCTTTTGCTTATGTTTCATAACCTGCTACCTTTGTGCCCTCAAATCAGGCAAAGCCTCAAATTTAGGCAAGATTGCCAAGATTCCGTAGCTCAGCTGGTAGAGCATAACACTTTTAATGTTAGGGTCCTGGGTTCGAGCCCCAGCGGGATCACTTGGAGTGCCTCAGGAAATATTTCCTGAGGCATTTTTGTTTTTGGGGCCACGGGAGAGAACATGGAAAACATAGGTCAAGCATGGTTCTTCAAGGTCAAAAATATTATGAAATGGGGTGGGTGCCGTGGCCCAAAGGGAAGTTGAAGACTTGAAAGCATTATCTTAGCCTTTAAGAACAATGCACTAAAATGAATCAAAGAGATGCTCTCAAAGCGACCCAATTGGCAGATGAAGGATTGGCATTTAGTAATTCCTTGCGCGAGGAAAATCGAACATACTTTGATAACCTCCCCAGTTCTTACTTTTCGATTGCTGCGGCAATTAGCCTAACATGGACAAAGCATGCAAAATTGGAAGCTGAGTATGTTGAATATGCTGCTCGATTCATCGATGGCAAAACTGCCCATGATCCAGAAATCGCGAGAAGGTTCTGACTTAGGTTCGGTCCCGAAGAACTTGATGACGCCTTGACTAACTATGCAATATTTTATCGTGCAGTAAGAAAGAAAATGCCGGAAGGCCCAAGAAAACAAACCTGGAAATTTATAAATTACTTTAAGGGCAAAAAGCAAACCGCCAACCTTATAAATTGCCCTCGTGCATAAAAGTGAACTTAGGTTGTTAACATCCCTTCGGGGCCGGCCTTCAAAATGTCTCCAGAATCGTGCCGCAGTTTTGTGGCATGGCAAGTATAAGAATAAGGAAAACCGGTTCCGGGCGCCTGGGCATATTGTTGCTGGTCGTGGCCATAACGGTGGGCATATCGCTGGCCACCCGGGTGGCATTGCTGGTGGCCTCGTACAAGTATATCGGCCCGCCCGGCAATATCCTGGGCATAATGGGCATAGGGGCACTCTATGACCTCGTCAACAGCCTGTATGTTTGCATCCCCCTGGCCTTGTACCTCCTGCTCGTGCCCGGCCGTTTTTTCAACCGGGGCTGGCATCGCACCATCCTTGCTTTTTTCCTTTTTGCCATCACCGGCCTGCTCCTTTTCAATGCCGTTGCCGAATGGCTGTTCTGGGACGAATTCAGCACCCGGTTTAATTTTATCGCAGTAGACTACCTTATTTACACGACCGAGGTAATCGGCAACATCCGTCAATCCTATCCCATAGGCTGGATATTGTTTTCCATTGTGGGGATGGCCGTGGCCATCGTCTATTCCCTAAAAAAGCCAATAGCGGCATGTGGCCATGACCCATTTCCGTTGCGGGCACGGGCAGGGGCTTTTGGGCTTTATGCAACGGTTGTCGTTTTCATTACCGTTGCCGTAAACTCGCGGTACCATCGCTTCAGCGGGAATGAATATGCCAATGAACTGGCGGGCAACGGCTTGTACGAATTGTTTGCAGCATACCGCAACAACGAACTGGACTATGCCAGGTTCTACCGCCAGGTCCAACCGGACAGCGCGGCCCTTCTTATCCGCGAGCTCATCAAAACGCCCGAAGCCACCTTTACCGGCCCCGGTGGCATTGAGCGGCTTATTGCCAACCCGGGTGAGGAGAAAAAACTGAACATCGTGCTGGTAAGCGTAGAGAGTTTAAGTGCGGACTTCCTGGGCGTATTCGGAAATACCGAAGGGCTCACGCCTTTTCTTGATTCCCTTGCCGGGAATAGCCTGTTGTTTACCCGGCTCTATGCCACCGGCACCCGCACGGTCAGGGGCCTTGAAGCCCTTTCCCTTTCCGTGCCCCCTACGCCCGGCCAATCCATTGTGAGAAGGCCCAACAACGAACACCTGTTTTCCCTGGGGGCGGTATTGCGCGAAAAGGGGTATGAGAGCAAATTCATCTATGGTGGCTATGGCTATTTCGACAATATGAACAGCTTCTTTGCCAGCAATGGCTATGATGTGGTGGACCGAACGGCCATTGATGCCGCGGACATTGATGAGGAAAACATTTGGGGGGTGGCAGACGAAAATTTGTTTGAATTGGCGATAAAGCAAATCGACCGGGACGCTTTGGAGGGGCCTGTATTTGCCCATATCATGACCACCTCCAACCACAGGCCTTATACCTATCCGGAAGGACGTATTGACATCCCATCCCATACGGGAAGGAACGGGGCGGTGAAATACACCGATTATGCCATTGGCAAGTTTATCAGGGAGGCCAGTTCAAAACCCTGGTTTGACAATACCTTGTTTGTGATCGTTGCCGACCACTGTGCGTCCAGTGCGGGAAAAACCGAACTGCCCGTGGAAAAATACCATATACCCATGCTGGTTTATTCACCCAGGCACATACGGCCAGGGAAAATGGACAGGCTAATGAGCCAGGTGGACGTTGGCCCCACCTTGCTGGGGTTGTTGAACTTTTCGTACAAAAGCAAGTTTTATGGATATGATTTGTTCAAATTAGAGCCTGGAAGGGAAAGGGCTTTTATTAGCACTTATCAAAAACTGGGGTATTTAAAAGACAACCAACTGGTGGTTTTGTCCCCCCGCCAACAATGGGAACAGGTGCCGGTCACAGGCGCAGGCATTGTGCCAACACCAGGCCTCCACCGGTTGTTGAACGAGGCCATCACCTGGTATGAATCTGCAAGTTTTGCATTTGAGCATGGCAATATGAAAAACGGTTTTGTAAAAACCACACGGACAGTGCCAAGCCCTGGGTCAGATGGGCGGCCAAAATCCCGCAATTGTTGCCGGGAAGAAAATGAACAGGCCCAATGAAGGTCTTGATAGTTGAGGACGAAAGGGCCCTTTCAAAGGGCATGGCCCACTACCTTCAGCAGGAGGGCTACGTATGCGAAGTAGCCTATACAGCTGCCGAAGCATACGGGAAGGTGTTGCATTATGATTATGACTGCATCCTGTTGGACATTTCCTTGCCGGATGGTAATGGCTTGGGGATATTGGGGAAATTAAAGGAGCGCAACAAAACCGATGGGGTGATCATGGTTACGGCAAAGGATTCGCTTGATGACAAAGTCCGCGGGCTTCACCTGGGCGCTGACGACTACCTGTCCAAGCCTTTCCACCTGGCCGAGCTGAGTGCCCGTGTATCTGCCGTGATACGCAGGAAACGTTTCGAGGGCAATAACAGGATTGTTTGTCAGGAAATTGAAGTGGATTTAACTGGCAAATGGGTCAAGGTAAATGGAAGCGAATTGGGCCTCACCAGAAAAGAGTACGACCTTTTGGTATTTTTGTTGGCCAACAAGAAAAGGGTGCTCTCAAAAAATACCATAGCCGAGCATTTGTCCGGTGACAATGCCGAGTTGTTGGATAAATTCGACTTTATCTATTCCCATATAAAAAACCTAAAAAAGAAAATAGCGGAGGCAGGGGGGCGGGATTACATTCAAACGGTTTATGGGCTCGGGTATAAATTTATGGCATGAGGCTCTTACAAGTCAGCCTGAGGAGTTTGTTGCTTTATTCACTGGTCCTGGTGGTCATCAGTATCCCTGTCAGCTTGTTGGCCATTCGTGCCATTTTAATGAAGGAAACGGACGGGCTGCTCGCCTTGCACGCCCGGCAATTCGTTCAGCACATCAAAAACTATGAATACCTGGACGACCTGGAGATGGACCTGGGGATATGGGACCAGTTGTCGTATGATGTATCGATAGGGCCTGCCACCAATGGGCCGGTGGCCCCACGCTACCAAACCTTGCGCGGGCTTGACGAGGCCATGAGCGAAACCAGGATGTTCAGGTCGTTGTCGTCCTATGTCGTCATCAAAGGAAAGCCTTATATCCTCACCATCCGTATGTCGTTGGCCGATAACGATGACCTGTTGCTTGCCCTTGGTGCGGTACAGGTGGTCATGATCGTGCTTTTGGCAGGGGGGTTGTTGCTGATCAACCGCTCGCTGACAAAAAGGTTGTGGAAGCCCTTTTATGGGATTCTGAGCCGGCTGAAAGCTTACCGGGTGGACAAAAACGGGCCGGTTCAATCCCCCAAAACGGATATAACGGAATTTGACGACCTTAATGAGGCTGTAGGGCACCTTATGGAACGCAACCGGAAGGTTTTCCTGCAACAGAAGGAGTTTATCGAGAATGCGTCACATGAACTGCAAACGCCACTGGCCATATTCCATGGCAAGCTGGACAACCTCATGCAAAACACAACATTGAATGAAGGCGATGCAGCCACCCTCCTGGAACTGGAAGAGACCGCGCAGCGCATGGCTAGGCTTAACAAGAACCTTCTTTTACTGAGCAAAATCGACAACGATCAATTTTCAGACCTTGAGCAGGTACCGATTTCACAGCTGGCCCAAACATTATTGGAAAACCTAAACGATTTGGCCATTGCGGGCAAATTGTCCATTGAAGTATCGGTGGAGCCTACAACCGTAACAGGTAACGCCACGTTGATGGAAATATTGCTTACCAACCTTTTTCACAATGCGATAAGGCACAGCCCAACCGGTGGCCGTGTACAGGTCCGGCTCAAAGCAGGCTTGCTCGAGGTCGGTAATTCGGCCCCTCCGTTGGGGATCGGCACAGATAAGATTTTTGACCGCTTCGTAAAGGGGGGCGGAGGTATAAAAAATACCGGGCTTGGTTTGGCCATCGTGAAGCGTATTTGCGAGGTCAGCGGGTTTCAATTGGCTTATCACTACCTGCTGGAAACGCATACGTTTACGGTACGGTTTCACTAATCCAGGTTTTAAACAGAATCCCACCGTTGGTTAGGACGTATATGCAACTTCTTTTGAAAATGGCCAGGTGTTTTTCGTTAGGCTTATTGGTTTTTGCCTCCTTGGGGGCCCAGGGGCAGGGAGGGGAGGTCACCGTCTCGGGCGTTGTTCAGGAAAGTGTGGGCGCCCTGGAAATGCCCTATGTGAACATTGTGGTCAAAAGGCCGGACGGCACGTTTGTAACGGGAACGGTGACAGGCGAAAACGGAAGGTTTTCCCTCACCGGCATCAAGCCGGGCGACTACATCCTGGAACTGTCTTTTGTAGGCTACAAAACCCTCATGCAGCCGATGCATGTGGGGAAGCTGAGCCAATACCTTGACCTTGGAATACTGGCAATGGCCGAAAACGTGACCACATTGCAGGACGTAGTGGTTACCGGCAGGCAGGACGAGGTGGCACAGGCCCTGGACAAAAAAGTGTTCACCATGGCCGACAACATCAACCAGGGCGGGGGTTCCCTGCTTCAGGCCATGCAAAACCTGCCGGGCGTTACCGTTAGTGATGACGGCACCGTATTGTTGCGTGGCAGCAACAAGGTGGCCGTGCTTATTGATGGAAAGCAAACCGCCCTTACCGGTTTTGGCGCCCAACGCGCGCTGGACAACATACCGGCTTCGGCCATTGATAGGATTGAAGTGGTCAACAACCCCACCGCCCGGTATGACGCCAACGGGACGGCAGGCATTATTAATATTATCTATAAAAAGGAAGTGGACGAAGGGTTCAATGGCAAAGCAGGCCTTTCTACCGGGTTAGGGGCACTGTGGATAAAACGGGGCAACCTGCCCACGATACGGCCACAATACCGGTTTACCCCGAAGGTAAACCCTTCCTTGTCCATCAATTACAGAAAGAAAAAGGTAAACTTATTCCTCCAGGGGGACAACCTGTACACCCAAACCCTAAACAAAAACGAATTTGTGGACCGGTATTACGAAAATGGGGACACCATCAGGCAACAGTCCAAAAGGAACAGGGACACCAATATTGCCACGGCCAAGGGAGGGTTGGACTGGTTTGTCGATGATGTCAACACCATTACCATTTCAAGCCTGTTTAGCAGTGAGGACATCAAGGACCATGGGGACGAACCTTTTTTCAATGGCGACCTCTCCACCCGGCTGAGGCTGTGGCAGTTCCTCGAGGACGAAGTAAAAGCCACGGTAACGGAATCGGCAGCCTGGCAGCACAAATTCCCACAGCCCGGCCGTGTGTTGCACATTGGGCTCAATTACACTTTTCACCGGGAAGATGAAAAATATTTCTTTACCAACATCATGCCCACCTATACCGGGCTGGATTCCTTCAAACTGATTTCTGACGAACATGTGGGCGACTTTACGGTGGATTACGTGCAGCCCCTCAGGCACGGGCGGGTGGAAGGAGGGCTCAAATTCAGGAACCGTTATATCCCCACCAACATGGTGTTTGTTCCCGGCCTCAACTCACCGTTGGATGTTGGTGCAGGCGGCTGGGCCAATTACAGGGAAACAATTCCTGCCCTGTACGGCAACTATGTGTTTGAGGGCAGCCGGTTTGATGTGGAAGCGGGCCTGCGCATGGAGTATGTAAAGATCGCCTACAACGTAAACCCCAACCACAATACCTATAAGAGCGATGGCTACGACTACCTGCGCCCGTTTCCAAATGTGCGCCTGGCCTATAAGCCGGATGAAATGAACGTGCTTTCTTTGTTTTTCAACCAACGTGTTGACAGGCCCAATGAAGTGGACATCCGCATATTCCCAAAATACGATGATCCCGGGATCATCAAAGTGGGGAACCCCGGCCTGCGCCCGCAGTTTGCCCGTTCCATTGAGCTTGGGTACAAGCACAATTGGGGGGAAGGGTACCTGTACGCCTCCCTATACCGCAAGGACGTGACGGCCACCATTACCAGGATTGCAAGCACGGTTCCTGGCAGCAACCTGATCTATAACATATTCCAGAATGCCGGGAACAGCCATTCGCAAGGTTTGGAGGTTATTGTGTCCAATAGCATAGGGAAGTGGGCCACCTTCAACCTGAACCTCAATGGCTATAAGAACACAATAGGGGCTTTTTCGGTAGTGAACAAATACCCGGAGGAAAATACTTTCTCGGCCGGAAAGCAGGAAATCCTTTCCGGGAACCTTAAGCTTACCGGGCTGTTTCACTTGCCAGGCCGGTGGGACGTCCAGTTTACGGCCCTGTACCAGGCCCCGGACGCAATTCCCCAGGGAAAAGTATATTCCCGTTTTTCAATAGACGCAGGGGTGAGGAAATGGGTACAAAAGGACAAAGGCGAGCTGTTTGTGAACGTCACCGACCTGGCAAACGGGTTGCGCTTAAAAAAACGGGTAGTAGGGGAGGGTTTTACCTATGTGGGCACCGATTATAATGAAACGCAGGTAGTCCGTATGGGATATACCTATAAATTCTAAAAATATACCATTATGCCAACCTGGATACTATATGCCATACTGGCCATGTTCTTTGCAGGGATAACCTCCATACTGGCCAAATATGGCCTTGCCGGTATTAGTGCGGATTTTGGATTGGGCATCCGCACAACCGTAATATTTGTGATTATTGCCAGCCTCAACCTGGCAGGGGAACGGCTGAGGGAGTTTTCCAACCTTACGGCCCTCCAGGCCATTTTGCTGGTGGCTTCGGGCATCACTACTTCCTTGAGCTGGGTATTTTATTACAGGGCCATGAAAGATGGCCTGGTGTCTTATGTGGCCGCCATCGATAAGGCCAGCATCCTCATTACATTGGTGTTGTCGTTTGTGCTCTTAAAAGAGCCGGTTACCCTTCGGGTGGTTCTAGGGGGGATACTCATTCTCGGGGGCATGCTGGTGCTGGTATGGAAGTAACCCCAAATCAATT
Coding sequences within:
- a CDS encoding EamA family transporter — protein: MPTWILYAILAMFFAGITSILAKYGLAGISADFGLGIRTTVIFVIIASLNLAGERLREFSNLTALQAILLVASGITTSLSWVFYYRAMKDGLVSYVAAIDKASILITLVLSFVLLKEPVTLRVVLGGILILGGMLVLVWK
- a CDS encoding gliding motility-associated C-terminal domain-containing protein, translated to MRRFLVVLLCLCGLQAGASHIVGGEFELLHISGATYRLNLIIYFDNINGAPGAKDQSVTASIFRKSTNTFISNVVLLLSDESSVAYTQPECSNGEIVTDKLIYTTTLTLSPSVFNEPEGYYVAWERCCRNYSITNIYSDDPGPQNGGISAGQTFLLEFPPVVKDGQPFINSSPRLFPPLNDYACPGKPYYVDFAGVDDDGDSLVYSLTTPLNTHEAVALPNILPEPYPLVQWRPGFDANHVIGGNPDLKISKKGLLTATPLVQGLFVFAVKIEEYRDKQLIGISRRDFQMLVVDGCADAVPPVITGPTHVSLTAADTGQDRCITVTVSDADSEKMGHNFTENIRIRAIGLNFNNKNLTEVLPADVTATLRHGSTQDFSICFPVCPFFVGGPYEVGIIAMDDACSLPLLDTLKVTVDVVPPPNTDPYFVDSAPVFLTMDEGQSTTDPLLNPPLPPGLLDFEIKDDDANDMLVSIITDGFLLKDAGFDVMWSQSPGLVQGKIDWDAFCDIYDFTQRSTFKITIQVDDLDECGLNEPVKREYTFTVLLPDNHPPNIDTNLTPLLNERVVTGVQRRIYDKLQFNVTGNDPDATDHLVLDLLGGGLLSADSLRALGASFSRVEGFSSIQSQFSWDLDCGKLDLGKGDSFDLSFLVVDSLNKCKLYQADTVEVEVKILPPLNARPLLSVNNLSPGVAMANNHLQVVRGQQVVLGLQGTDADVAPQDLMTLEMIGADGNVAPEGYVFEGAEGKGAISGTFSWNPDCSIFENGVYENDYVFSFRLKDDRCFSALADTVTVGITIKDIDGGDAGFDPINYFSPNDDGVNDYYAMEVKDEKTGVVGNILPLDNCVSQFQMIRIYNRWGKEVFHSTDRNFRWYGKGEAPGVYYYSIKYSDREYKGPLSIRY
- a CDS encoding HAMP domain-containing histidine kinase; the protein is MRLLQVSLRSLLLYSLVLVVISIPVSLLAIRAILMKETDGLLALHARQFVQHIKNYEYLDDLEMDLGIWDQLSYDVSIGPATNGPVAPRYQTLRGLDEAMSETRMFRSLSSYVVIKGKPYILTIRMSLADNDDLLLALGAVQVVMIVLLAGGLLLINRSLTKRLWKPFYGILSRLKAYRVDKNGPVQSPKTDITEFDDLNEAVGHLMERNRKVFLQQKEFIENASHELQTPLAIFHGKLDNLMQNTTLNEGDAATLLELEETAQRMARLNKNLLLLSKIDNDQFSDLEQVPISQLAQTLLENLNDLAIAGKLSIEVSVEPTTVTGNATLMEILLTNLFHNAIRHSPTGGRVQVRLKAGLLEVGNSAPPLGIGTDKIFDRFVKGGGGIKNTGLGLAIVKRICEVSGFQLAYHYLLETHTFTVRFH
- a CDS encoding TonB-dependent receptor, with translation MARCFSLGLLVFASLGAQGQGGEVTVSGVVQESVGALEMPYVNIVVKRPDGTFVTGTVTGENGRFSLTGIKPGDYILELSFVGYKTLMQPMHVGKLSQYLDLGILAMAENVTTLQDVVVTGRQDEVAQALDKKVFTMADNINQGGGSLLQAMQNLPGVTVSDDGTVLLRGSNKVAVLIDGKQTALTGFGAQRALDNIPASAIDRIEVVNNPTARYDANGTAGIINIIYKKEVDEGFNGKAGLSTGLGALWIKRGNLPTIRPQYRFTPKVNPSLSINYRKKKVNLFLQGDNLYTQTLNKNEFVDRYYENGDTIRQQSKRNRDTNIATAKGGLDWFVDDVNTITISSLFSSEDIKDHGDEPFFNGDLSTRLRLWQFLEDEVKATVTESAAWQHKFPQPGRVLHIGLNYTFHREDEKYFFTNIMPTYTGLDSFKLISDEHVGDFTVDYVQPLRHGRVEGGLKFRNRYIPTNMVFVPGLNSPLDVGAGGWANYRETIPALYGNYVFEGSRFDVEAGLRMEYVKIAYNVNPNHNTYKSDGYDYLRPFPNVRLAYKPDEMNVLSLFFNQRVDRPNEVDIRIFPKYDDPGIIKVGNPGLRPQFARSIELGYKHNWGEGYLYASLYRKDVTATITRIASTVPGSNLIYNIFQNAGNSHSQGLEVIVSNSIGKWATFNLNLNGYKNTIGAFSVVNKYPEENTFSAGKQEILSGNLKLTGLFHLPGRWDVQFTALYQAPDAIPQGKVYSRFSIDAGVRKWVQKDKGELFVNVTDLANGLRLKKRVVGEGFTYVGTDYNETQVVRMGYTYKF
- a CDS encoding sulfatase-like hydrolase/transferase, whose amino-acid sequence is MASIRIRKTGSGRLGILLLVVAITVGISLATRVALLVASYKYIGPPGNILGIMGIGALYDLVNSLYVCIPLALYLLLVPGRFFNRGWHRTILAFFLFAITGLLLFNAVAEWLFWDEFSTRFNFIAVDYLIYTTEVIGNIRQSYPIGWILFSIVGMAVAIVYSLKKPIAACGHDPFPLRARAGAFGLYATVVVFITVAVNSRYHRFSGNEYANELAGNGLYELFAAYRNNELDYARFYRQVQPDSAALLIRELIKTPEATFTGPGGIERLIANPGEEKKLNIVLVSVESLSADFLGVFGNTEGLTPFLDSLAGNSLLFTRLYATGTRTVRGLEALSLSVPPTPGQSIVRRPNNEHLFSLGAVLREKGYESKFIYGGYGYFDNMNSFFASNGYDVVDRTAIDAADIDEENIWGVADENLFELAIKQIDRDALEGPVFAHIMTTSNHRPYTYPEGRIDIPSHTGRNGAVKYTDYAIGKFIREASSKPWFDNTLFVIVADHCASSAGKTELPVEKYHIPMLVYSPRHIRPGKMDRLMSQVDVGPTLLGLLNFSYKSKFYGYDLFKLEPGRERAFISTYQKLGYLKDNQLVVLSPRQQWEQVPVTGAGIVPTPGLHRLLNEAITWYESASFAFEHGNMKNGFVKTTRTVPSPGSDGRPKSRNCCREENEQAQ
- a CDS encoding response regulator transcription factor, coding for MKVLIVEDERALSKGMAHYLQQEGYVCEVAYTAAEAYGKVLHYDYDCILLDISLPDGNGLGILGKLKERNKTDGVIMVTAKDSLDDKVRGLHLGADDYLSKPFHLAELSARVSAVIRRKRFEGNNRIVCQEIEVDLTGKWVKVNGSELGLTRKEYDLLVFLLANKKRVLSKNTIAEHLSGDNAELLDKFDFIYSHIKNLKKKIAEAGGRDYIQTVYGLGYKFMA